Below is a genomic region from Culicoides brevitarsis isolate CSIRO-B50_1 chromosome 2, AGI_CSIRO_Cbre_v1, whole genome shotgun sequence.
tttgtgtcatgaACGCCCTGTAAAACTATTATACCAGACATTATACTAACTTTCgttataacaacaataattacTGCATTTACTTAAAACAATATCAGTGTTCAGTACTTCCTTCCTCCAAACATTTACTTAACCCACGAAAACTCAATTTCCACAACGCTGAtccatcataaaaaattaccttccaTTGACGTTTTTCCGTTGTTTGATTAACTTCACAtcgcaaatattttcattatttgaagGTGACTTTGCTAATCTTATAaatctccttttttttgtggtcGAGACGAAAGTGTCAGAAAAAGaaaccaaaaagaaaaaaactacaatATACATCaagtattttgtaaatattatcTTATTATCCTTGTACAAGAGGTATCCCACATAAAAAGGACATCAAATAGGATTTTATTACATCAACAAAACATATTCTTGTCGACTCTCGGCTTATACATGTTTTGCCAGAAGTAGTGTCGTTTCGACAATCCAATCAAAAAAACATGATGTTTTGGGCCATTCTTCGTGTGTGTTTGCCACTTTGATTGCCAACAAGTCTGGCCTGTTGCGGttaagaactaaaaaaaaatcggaatatGAATTTAGAGGTCAgtcattatttataattaataataaattttgttattagaTCGAAACCcgcagcaaaattttaatttttttatttgaataaaaaatgaccaGTATATCGGAATAAAAATTCCGTAAACTGATAAGATCTAAATGTGTGCTACTAAATCATTGCAATTATTTTCTACActgctgaaaaattttgtaccaAATGTTCGGattttctagattttttttcagttttaaattttcatcgaattcGTTCGCAGTGTTCAATGTCGAATTAGCCAATCGTAATGACAACCGATAAAACCGTGACATTTAAAGTTCATCCGTGCCATTTCGCTGATAGTATTTAATACTTTGAATGCTCCAATTTGCGTTATTTGTCGTTTCAACAGCTATGAGTAGCAaggtgttttatttatttttggtttttgcgACAATCACCACAATTGCATGCGACACCGTTGTTGATTTGATAAAAGCCGCCGAATATCCCGTGGAAGTGCATTACGTGCAAACGTCGGATGGCTTCAAATTACGTATGCATCGGATTCCGGAAGGATTAAGAAAACTCAATTATGACGTTGCGACCGGAAGTAGTGAGGAAACAGACAGCCATCATCAAAACGAAAGCAGTAGTCGCGAGCCCGTTTTTCTCATGCACGGACTTTTGTGTTCCGCCACCATGTGGGTCTGTCAATCGCCCGACAAAAGTCTCGGATTCATGTTAGCAGATGCCGGTTACGACGTTTGGATGCTCAATGCTCGCGGAACATCATTTTCCACCGCTCACAAGCATCTCGATCCGCAAAGCAAGAATTATTGGGACTTTTCGTGGCACGAAATTGGAATGTATGACGTGCCAGCTGCCATTAATTACATCCTGCAGAagacgaaacacaaaaaagtccATTACGTCGGGCATAGTCAAGGATGCACTGTATTTGCGGTCGCTTTAACGATGCATCCGAGCTTGAACAAGAAAATATCGGGAGCGTATTTGTTGACGCCTGCCATTTACATGCATCACATGTCGAGTTTCGTGAAAACTTTGATGGAAAATGAGAAAGAATTGGTTACAGCAGCAAACTTTTTAGGGATTTATAGACTTGAGATGCGCGGATCTGTCGCTAATAAACTAAAGAATATGATTTGTCCTGACAATGATAAAGATTCCAATATGAGATGCTCGGAGATCATGTATAAAGTGATAGGATCCGATTCAGGTCAGATGGACAGAGCAtcaattatttatcttttgaCGAAAACTGTGTGGGACAACATCTCGTTGAAGCAATTGATTCATTATGGTCAGGTGGCACGCAGAGGGAAATTTGCGATGTACGATCATGGTGCATTGGAGAATCAAATTCGGTATGGGAGTCGAAGTCCACCGGAATATAATTTGGAAACGATTACTGTTCCAACGACTGTTATTTACGGCGAAAAGGATGGACTTGTTAATACagcggtaattttttttttgttttctttcaattaatGTTTATGCTTAATCGAAATTCACCTTATGTCTGTCTGTCTGTCATATTGTAACGATTTTAGTTACATAATGAGTTTCAAGATGGCGCTGTAACTTTTTCGCGTtgagaaattgaaaatgtccattggttgaaaattaatgaatatgcactgggtctaaatttcataatgtggatttgggtaaaaatttagaatgtgTAGTGGGACAGAATTTAGAATATGCATTaggacaaaatttcataatttgggtgtcaaaattttaaaatgcgacgggctgtaatttttaaatgtgcattaggacaatattttaaaatgtccatTAAAATGTATGCAATAGGCCACGaacttgaaatattaaaaatttcggcccagtatttatgttaaatatctCAACAAAAAAcgtccaaaatattttttaaaaaattagaaggttTTCGAAACATCGTAGAATTTTGAGAAATGACTTcaactaattaaaaagtacaaaaaaggtCTTTAACATACgaaaaaatgcactaaaaagttcaaaataaacgaaaaatttgatcattGCAAAATTTGAGCATTCGAGGccaaagtttttgaaatactaataGAACTAAAATTGTTGGTTTCGAatgctaaaattttgattttttttttttttgtatattttaactttttatgatcttttattaaaaataagcatgttttaaaaatatttttgtactttttagctacgacattttttgaaaattgtacaATTTTACCTAAggtttttggatttttctaaatgtttaaaaaaaatgttaaatgtttaatttttaaaatttttttttctaggatGTGGAGCACTTCATCTCAAAACTCCCGAATGTCCGAAAGACGATAAAATATCCGTGGAATCACATGGACTTTGTGTTCGGACAAGATGTTGATGTGCGAGTAAATGACTTCATCATTCGTGGCATGCGGGACAAAATTCACAATAAGAGTGATAGTTGTGTCGTTAAGGACAAAAGTGAAGCAATTAATGCTTGTACCaagagtaaataaataatttgctttACCAGAACACTTGGCATGAGTAAGCACTTTAATAGATCCATATCCTCACATCacacatcaaaaattattttgctcaTTAATTTCTATTAGTTAAAACCTTTCTCGTTCCATTCATTGTTGCCCTGCCAACAGAAAGTCTGAAGattgtcatttatttaatcCTTTTACTGTGCTCGTCGCACACAAAATAAAGGAGATAGAAAGAAGTGTAGAACGAATGAACTAACAATTTGTAATTCCGTTCGGATATTTCAATTTACTTTACACCTAACCCACCAGTGTGAGtgtattttcatgcaaaaagcGACGAACAAGAGGAACGAAAGAAAGAATGTCGAGAAATAAAAGAGATTTtctgttaaataatttgtcgCACAGACGTGTGTCCAGCAAGAGAACATTGAAAAAGGGTTtagttcaaataaattaatatcctGAATGATGCCAAATTATGGTAGGTAGgtactgaacaaaaaaaaaaaggatgaatGTCTATGTGTGCCTTTGTGGTTTTTATACACTACACTTTATTTCTCTTCGCTTCTCGTCCATTGTAGCAACGGACGACGACATAAAAAGTACCGACACACCGCAAAATGTGTGGCAGATGTTTTTAATTGCCTTTATCCTTTTACACCTACGATAACACAATACAgccttttctctctctccatCCATCCATTTCTCTAAAGCGACACCGAGAATCGCATTGTTACAATGTCATTGATTGAACCGGATACAAGGGATATATCTACCTTTCAACTGGTTGACGTCGTTCGGGTGTTGTTGAATGCTAAATAACTATCTAACGTGCGAAAAATGCCAAAACGTTTTGACAAATTCGAGTTCCATTAAgattaatttgagttttattattttttaaatgactgaAAAGAATTTAATCCCGAACAAATACAAAATGATTGAAAGGTGTACACTCTCGAAATTCGTTTTCAATGGTCTCCGTTATTGTTCTGGCCGAGGACGATATTATTGAATAGCAAATAAAACGGAttaacagagagaaaaaatattaaattcacttGAATCCACTAATAGAAATTCTTTCTGACCACATCAAACGATCTTTTCTTCTGCCTATTATAcgcttttttattgctttaaaaGGGCTTTTCAATGGCAAATGATCCACATGCTCACACAAAAGAATCAACGAGAAaagaattaaatcaaaattaagtgTTTATATAGCTAAATaaggtactttttttctttaaaaaataaaataaaaaaaataaactaccTTCAGCAATCCTTTCTCGTGTttcgagtaatttttattttttaagaagccTTGTTtggattttgttgttttatttaatttaatgaaacacCATCCAAGAACGTAATGAAGTGTTGTTTacagaaaatgaatgaaatggaAGGTCTAGATTACGTCATTAGAGGCTTTGTTCAAGGAAATTACgtgaatgtacaaaaaaatgttgtgaaTTTGCCTTTTAGCGCATTATGAGGTAGTTGAGTCCATTTTgaggtaatttaatttatttgatttttatttttattttatttttcaattttaaggtaaaacttaattattgataaaatttaattttaaaatctataaaaactataaaaattttgtaatggaATAACTCAAATTTCGGATGTTTTTGTAATgtggttaattttaaaaaaaattttaaaaactttttaggaacagaaaaaataatttaaaatttttgtttttaaaagcaaaaaaaatcgacggtTGAAACGAAGTTTATGGGTAacgttatttaattataaaaattatttttcacaaaatattacaaattttttgaaaaataaaaaaaatcaacaatttaaaaaatttacatgagaaaatttaaaattttattaaaaattgtgacacCTGACCAAATAATTTAGACATagacccaaaaaattaaatatttaagtagaTTATTGCACATTTGCCTTTCTCAAACATTTTCTGATAAGATTTTAAATGCAATCCTTTcttataaattcttaaaaacttacaagaaaaaaattaaaagatttaaacgTAATCTCTTTCTCTTCAGAAACTTGTTAAAACTCAAACTGTTTACCTTCCTTTCAGCAAACCAAGAGGAggaagatgaagaaaaaaatcgctgTCTGTCTTACAATAAACGTTTCACCCCGGCAGTACGTAACCAGTAACGGATCATCAAGCGCAGTTGGTACTCacctaaaatgagaaaaaaaaagcagaagagagaaaattatattaaatgtaaaagatttccttaaattaattaattattatgtgaTGAATACTTGCTGTTgtgtacaaacaaacaattttctttaatttatcaaacaaaaaaaaacgcacagCGGAACGAATGCAGAGTCAAAAACACAACCACGAACTGAATCTCATCATCATTAATCACCGAGAAGCAGAGTGAGACGTGGAACGAGAAGCAGCACAACAACATTCATACAACATAAATTTAAGACAAATAGCCGCTATTTATGTATCCCCCTCAGGGCAAAATAGTGTTGTCATTTAACAGACGATTAAATGGGCTCAAACGCATACTTTATCAGCTCAGTTCAGGCATTAGCGctgtttctttgtttttcttgtGCCAGTACGAGTTTGTGTGTTCGTTGTGAAAAAGCATTATAAGaacattaaagtaaaatagtAACATATTTAATGTGCATTATGGGACTGCGAGCGTCATATAGGTGAGtattaag
It encodes:
- the LOC134828702 gene encoding lipase 3-like, which encodes MSSKVFYLFLVFATITTIACDTVVDLIKAAEYPVEVHYVQTSDGFKLRMHRIPEGLRKLNYDVATGSSEETDSHHQNESSSREPVFLMHGLLCSATMWVCQSPDKSLGFMLADAGYDVWMLNARGTSFSTAHKHLDPQSKNYWDFSWHEIGMYDVPAAINYILQKTKHKKVHYVGHSQGCTVFAVALTMHPSLNKKISGAYLLTPAIYMHHMSSFVKTLMENEKELVTAANFLGIYRLEMRGSVANKLKNMICPDNDKDSNMRCSEIMYKVIGSDSGQMDRASIIYLLTKTVWDNISLKQLIHYGQVARRGKFAMYDHGALENQIRYGSRSPPEYNLETITVPTTVIYGEKDGLVNTADVEHFISKLPNVRKTIKYPWNHMDFVFGQDVDVRVNDFIIRGMRDKIHNKSDSCVVKDKSEAINACTKIALKHKDDIFIQHPPIYTLVLAA